In Pantoea cypripedii, the DNA window CCACCCAGTGCGATCGCCATCGAACAGTTTGCCAATCAGCTCGGCCTCGGCCAGCTTCTGGGCATCACCACGGATGCGCCGCAGAATCAGTGAGCGCTCATGCGATGTGACAGCCAGGCCATTAATCAGCGCGCTCTTGCCGCCGCCAGCCTGTCCGCCATAGAACAGTTCGTCAGCTTCACAGTAGTAAGCATCCGTCTGAGGGCCGGGATTCGGCACCCATGACATACCCTCAGTAGCTGCCATCACGTCTTTTTCGACAGCCTTCAGCTCTTCCGGCGACAGCGTTTTCAGGCGCTCCAGAACATCATCGAACGATATGCTCATATCACTTCATCGCTTTGGTAAGAGTGAATGCCAGGCGGCGGGCTATGGTGTTGAGGTCTTCGGATTTAACAGTGACTTCGCCAGAATGCTCGGTCTGAACTTTCTCCCTGAATGCCTGCACATTGACGTGCTTGCCAAGCAGCTCAAGGTTCTTAACCTTGTCAGGCCATTTAATTTTCTTGAGGATGTTTTCAGTCGTCGTTTCGTCGAAGTTGGTGATACTGGTATTGATATCCAGACCGCTCAGCGTGGTGCGCCAGACTTTCGGCCATTCGCTGATTGGCTTGATACCACCGTCATCATTCAGGATGTCGAGCACATCCATCTGGTCGATTTCAGCCAGGCGGCGAAGCACATAATCAGCATCGATATCCACGCGTTCGTTACGCGCAGCCTGAAGCGCTGAAATCCGCTCCTGAATGTGAGGTTTGGTGAGGTTCTCGTAACCTGTCTCTTTAGCAGTCTTCTCGCTGTACCCTGCTCGAATAGCCGCTTGAGTTGCGTTCAGGTCGATAAGGTACTCGCGACAAAACATTTCCTGCTTGTCGTTGAGCGCCATTTTAGAATTTCCTGCTGCTTTGTCGGATATATTGCCGTGATGTAGCGATACCACCACATCAGGATTCAGAGTGTTTATTCTGTCAAAGCCACTACATGAATGGCTTTTGCAGAATTTTATAAATCAATGATTACGAAAGAATGCGTAGGTGCCAATCCCATCGCGACCTAAGTTGCTTTCGATGGTGTTGTTCTCAGCACAGAGGAACCCGTTGTCATCGAACCAGCGGAGCAGGCCGTAATGAGTCCAGTACCAGATGTGTTCGTCTTTTCGGAAATGGCGGGATCTGAGTATGTGCGATGAGTCCGTGAAGATGGGGACCGATACGAATACCCATTCAGTTGCCTGCTTAATGGCATTCTCCGGGATGTCGATATGCTCCAGTACATCCCAGAATGTCAGCGCTTTGCATTTGTGAGCGTAAATGTCGTGATAGGCACCACGGTTAATCAGCCACTCGACACCACGCGGGTTAACGTCATAGCCTTTACCGTTAATTGCTTCAACGAACTGGCCGCAGCCGATACCCACATCTGTTACAGGCCCCGTATAGTATCGGCGCACCAGGTCAACGCGAGCCTGGGTAAGTTTGCGCCCCATCTCCGTGTCGGCCATCTTCTGGTATTTTGCGAAATAGTCGCCATCGTATGGCCTGTCTTTCGGTACGGGGTAATGCCCGACGCCCAACTCGGGGAAGA includes these proteins:
- a CDS encoding terminase small subunit; amino-acid sequence: MALNDKQEMFCREYLIDLNATQAAIRAGYSEKTAKETGYENLTKPHIQERISALQAARNERVDIDADYVLRRLAEIDQMDVLDILNDDGGIKPISEWPKVWRTTLSGLDINTSITNFDETTTENILKKIKWPDKVKNLELLGKHVNVQAFREKVQTEHSGEVTVKSEDLNTIARRLAFTLTKAMK
- a CDS encoding methyltransferase domain-containing protein; protein product: MRNISELVKRELAFFPELGVGHYPVPKDRPYDGDYFAKYQKMADTEMGRKLTQARVDLVRRYYTGPVTDVGIGCGQFVEAINGKGYDVNPRGVEWLINRGAYHDIYAHKCKALTFWDVLEHIDIPENAIKQATEWVFVSVPIFTDSSHILRSRHFRKDEHIWYWTHYGLLRWFDDNGFLCAENNTIESNLGRDGIGTYAFFRNH